The segment GTCAAACCCCAGAACATCCTGCTGCCGCTGGCCGGGCCCCGGCTCATCGACTTCGGCATCTCGCACGCCAACGACATCACGCGGACGACGCTGACGCTGGGCACCGTCGCCTTCACCTCGCCGGAGCAGGCCCGTGCCGAGCAGTCCACCACGGCGTCCGACGTGTACTCGCTGGGCGCGACGCTCTTCTATCTGGCCGTCGGCCGCCCGCCGTACCCCGAAACCGACGACACGATCCGGCTGCTGACGCTCGTACAGCGCGGTGCGCTCGATCTGACCGGGCTGCCCCGGGAGCTGGCCGCGCTGATCCGCCCGTGCCTGGCCGCTGATCCGGACCAGCGGCCCGAACCCGCCGATGTGCTGCGGCAGTTCCTGGAGGAACTCGACCGGATGCCGACCTCGCGGCGCGGTGAGCGCTGGCTGCCGCCGCGGTGGACCGCCCTGATCGAGAAATACGAGGCGCACGGGCGGGCCCTGCGCGAGACCGCGGGCGTGCAGCCCTCCGCCGCCGACGAGGGGACGCAACAGGTCCCGCCGCCGGGGCCCACCCGCGTCTACACCGAGGAGCGGGCCGCGCGCCGGAAGCAGGAGGAGCGGGCGGCTCGGCAGCAGCAGGAGCAAGAGCAGAAGCAGGAGCAGCGGGAGCGTGAGGCGCGCAAGGAACGAGCGCGCAGGGAACAGGAGCGAAAAGAGGCGGAGGAGCGCAAGGCGGCGGAGGAGCGTAAGCGGGCGCAGGCCAGGGCGCGGGCGACCGCGCAGGCCGCGGAGAAACAGCGCCGTGAGCGGGCCGAGCGGGAGCGGCAGAAGCGCGCCCAGGAGGCGCTGCGGGAGAAGCGGGCCCGGACCTCGGCAACGGCGGCGACCTCGTCGAAGGGCGCCGCGTCCGGCTCGGCCAAGACGTCGCCCACCCCGCAGGCCGCCAACTCCTCGGCCGGCAGCGGCTGTTTCTGGCCGGTGCTCCTGTGCATCGCGTTCGTGGTCTTCATCTGGAAGCCCTGGGATGCCGCGGACACCTCCGGCTCGTCGAGCGGCACCGGGACGTCCAGCAGCACGTCCAGCGGTACTTCCAGCGGTACGTACTCAAGTGGCGGGACGAGTTCGGGGACGTCGAGTGGCACGTACTCCAGTGGCGGGACGAGCTCGGGAACGTCGGGCAGTTCGTCCTCCGGTGGCGGGTCGAGCTCCGGGACGTCCAGCGGTACGTCCACCAGCGGCGGGACCGGTTCGCGGCCGACGGCCGCCGCGTCCCGTACCCCCAGCCCGGTCGACGCGGCCTTCGCGGCCGTACGGAGCGGCGACTGCCTCGACGCGTACCAGGACGGCTACGGCAACTGGAGCCGTACGGCGCCGGTGCGGGTCGGCTGCGGTGCCGCCAGTGCGTATCTGCGGGTGCTGCGGGTGTCCGGGGCCGGGAGCTGTCCGTCCGGCGGCGGCCGTGGTGGCTGGTGGCACAGCGGGACGGGCTCCTCGTCCACCAACCTGTGTGTGGAGCGGCAGTTCCGCAAGGGGCAGTGCTTCCTGGCCAAGGCCCGGGGCGGCCGCCCCGGACCGGCGAACCTGCTCACCGCGTGGAATTGCAGCGCCGACCGGGTGCCCCGGGAGTTCGACTACATCATGCAGGTCACGGCCGTCATGCGGGCCTCGGCGGGCACCGGCGCCTGCCCGGGGGAGCCGGGCCGCTACCGCTACTCCTGGAACGTCTACGACGGCACGACCATGATCTGCGCCAAGGTCGCCTGACGCCGTGGCGTCAGGCGCCGTGCCCCCGGGCGGCCCGCAGGGCCCCTCAGCGGTCGGCCAGTTGCTCCGGCAGGGCCGCTGCATGGACCACCGTCAGACCGGAGACCGCACGGGTCAGGCAGACGTACAGGCGGCGCAGGCCGGTCCGTTCGTCCGGTTCGCCGTCGACGATCGCGGCGGGTTCGTCCAGGACCACGTAGTCGTACTCCAGGCCCTTGGCGAGCGTGGCGGGTACCAGCGTCAGCCGGGCCTCGGCCGAGGTCTCCTCGCCGGGGGCCAGGCAGGTCACGCCCGCTGCCTCCAGGGCCGTACGCAGCTCCGGGATCCGGGCCTCCGCGGCGATCAGGCCGATCGAACCCTCCTTCGCCAGGGCGTCGTCGCAGGCCGTGAGGGTGGCGGCGGTCAGACCGGCCGGGTCGACCGGACGGATCGCGAAGTCGCCCGCCGACTCACGGATCGAGGTGGCCTCCGTCAGGTCGGGGGCGATGGCGGGCAGCAGCCGGGAGGCATAGGCGATGACCTCGCGCGGCACGCGGAAGCCCTGGGTGAGTTCCTCGACGGCCGAACCGGGCTTGCCCAGGTGGGTCAGCGCCTCCTCCCAGGTGTTGGTCGCCCAGGGGGTGGTGCCCTGGGCGATATCGCCGAGGATGGTCGCGGAGCCGGTCGTGCAGCGGCGGCCGACCGCGCGGTACTGCATGGGGGAGAGGTCCTGCGCCTCGTCGAGGACCACATGGCCCAGCGACGGGGTGCGCGCGATCAGGTCCGTCGCCTCGTCGATCAACACCGCGTCCGCGGCGGACCACTTGGCGCTCTTCACGCTGCGGGCCGGTTTGGTCCACAGGATCGTCTTCTGCTCCTCAGGGGTCAGAACCCCCTCGGCCTGCTCGGCGAGGAAGTCGGCGTCGCCCAGCAGCCGCAGTACCAGCTTCGCCGGGTCGACCGGCGGCCAGACCGTCTTGACCGTGGCCTTCACGGCGGCGTTACGGGCCACCGCGTCCTGCACCCGGTCGTCCGGGGCCTCGCCCGCCTGCTCCATCCGCACCAGCACGGCATGGGCGATCCGCTGCGGCAGGGCCTCCCGGGCGGCGCCGTAGCGGATCTCGCGGTCCCGCAACTCCTGGACGATCTCTTCGAGTTCATAGGCGGGTACGCGCCAGCGGCGGGAGCCGCGGACGACCACACAGGGCTCCTGCGGCAGCGTGATGTGCGAGCGGACCGCGCGCCGCAGCACCTCCGCCATCCGGGCGTCGCCCTTGACCGTCGCGGCGGCCGCCTCGTCCGAACCGCGCACCTCCACATGGCCGACCAGGTCGTCGACGGTGGCCTGCTTGACCTCCAGCTCGCCGAGGGCCGGCAGCACCTGCTCGATGTAGTGCAGGAAGGAGCGGTTCGGGCCGATGACGAGGGTGCCGGAGCGGGCCAGCCGCTCGCGGTGCGCATAGAGCAGATAGGCGACCCGGTGCAGACCGACCGCCGTCTTTCCGGTGCCCGGCGCGCCCTGGACGCAGACCGAGCCGCCGATACCGGCCCGCACGATCTCGTCCTGCTCCGGCTGGATGGTGGCGACGATGTCCCGCATGGGGCCGACGCGCGGCCGCTCGATCTCCGACTGGAGCAGGGCGCTGGTCCGGGCGGTCTCGGCCGGATCGGTGAGGTGCTCGTCCTCGTACGCGGTCAGCTCACCGCCCGTGTAGCCGAAGCGGCGGCGCAGCTTGAGGTCCATCGGGTCCTTCGTGGAGGCCCGGTAGAACGGCTGGGAGACGGGCGCGCGCCAGTCGATGACCATGGGGTCGCCGTCGGCGTCATGGACGTGCCGCCGGCCGATGTAGAAGTTCTCCCCTTCGGCGCCCTCGGCGAGTTCGAGGCCGGGCGCGTGGAGATAGTCGAGGCGGCCGAAGAAGAGCGGGGTGTGGGAGAGGTCGGCGAGCGCCTTGATCCGGGCGTCGATCTCGCCCTGGAGGACCTCGGCGTTGACCCAGTTCGCGGTGACATCGCCGATGTTCAGCGCCTCGGCGTCGGCCCGCATCGCGCGCAGGGCGGAGCGGGAGGCGGCGAGGTGGGCCTTTTCGCGCAGGAGCGGGTCGTCGGATGCCGGCCGGGGGCGGTCGGTGCGCGGCTCCGTGGTCGGGTGGGGGGCGTGCGAGGGCACGGCGTTGCCTCCGTGGCGGGTACGTCGGCGGGCGCGCGCCGGTAGCGCGGGCGCGGCGGGCCGGTGTCGGTGCACAGCGCGGGTCCTGCGTGTGCGGGTCAGCGGCGTGAAGCGAAGGGCCGGCCGGTTTCCGACCGGACGGCGGCACTCCTCGACGGGAGGCAGGCAGACGCGCGATTGTAGTCAGCGGTTCATGAGGGTGCCAACGGGTTTTTGACCGGCCGCGGCGGTCTCCGGTGCGGCGGCGGCATCGATCTCCCGTAGGGGGCGGGGTGGGCCTGAAGACGGACATCCGGCCCTTAGGGATGGACCTATGGACCGATGTGCTGCAATCGCGTGAATTCCATCATGGAGTCATGAGCAGCGCAGCGATTCCCCCAGGCCCTGTCCACCCCGTCTCCCTTCACCCGGCCAAGGGCGCCACCGCCCTCGTCGACCCCGGGCGCGATCCGGCGGCCGCCCATGAGCACCGCTATGTCGTGGGCAACGCACTCCGCGCGATCAAGGTCTTCGCCGCGGCCGCCTTCAGCGTCGTCGTCATGGGCGAGTACGCGAACGACTGATGCCGCGCCCGCCACATGGAGCTGAGCCCCACCACCTGGAGCTTGTGCCCCGCCACAGGGAACTGAGCGCGTGCCCCGGCCGCCCCTGTCCGCCCGCACGGCGCACAATACGGGCAAGAAGCCGCATCACACGCGTGCCGCCCAGGCACGTACAGATCATGCACACCACACGCGCGATCGGGCGCGCGAAGCCGGCCCCCGCGTCGACATCCGGATGACCGGAAACCGTAACGGACGGTCGGCCTCGATCCACTACCGTCACCGCGGTAGGCGCGCTCAGGGCGACGGGGAGGGGTCAGCGGGTGTCTGCCGCCGAGGGGACATGGACGTGGAGACGCACCTGGGCGCAGAGCACCGCCCATCCCGGCCGGCTGGCGCTCGCCGCGGCGCTGCTCCTGGCGTCCTTCGCCGGACTCTGGGTGCTCTACCAGGTCCAGCCGCTGCCGATGTCCGATATAGCGGTCTACCGGGCCGAGGGTGCGGCCGCCGCCACCGGCGGTGATCTCTACGGCTTCACGGTCACCAAGTGGGCACTTCCGGCCACCTACCCGCCCTTCGCCGCCCTGCTCTTCATACCGACCACCTGGCTCTCGCTCGGCACGCTCAAGGTCGTCTGCGTGCTCGTCAACGCGGCCCTGCTCGCGCTGCTCATCCACCTCTCCTGCAAGGCCGCCGGCCTGCGCAGGGCCGCCCACACCGCGCCCGTGCTGCTGGCTGCCACCGCGCTCGGCCTCTGGCTGGAGCCGGTCTTCCAGACCTTCGTCTTCGGGCAGGTCAACCTCGCGCTGACCTGCCTGGTCCTGTGGGACCTCTCCCGCCCGGACGGCGCGCGCTTCAAGGGGTTCGCCACCGGTATCGCGGCCGGTATCAAACTCACCCCCGCGCTCTTCGCCGTCTACCTGCTCGTCACCGGCCGGGTGAAGGCCGCCTGTACCGCCCTCGCCGGGTTCCTGTGCTCGGTGCTGCTGGGCTGGCTGGTGCTGCCCGGTGCCAGCATCGAGTTCTGGACCCGGCGGATGTTCGAGACCGGCCGGGTCGGCACGGTCTGGATCGTCGACAACCAGTCCCTCCAGGGCCTGATCACCCGGCTGCTGCACGAGCCGGAGCCCGGCCTCCTGTGGACGGTGCCCGCGCTGCTCGCCGCGGCCGCCGGGCTCTGGGCCGCCCGCCGGGTCTGTCTGCGCCGCGGCCTGGACGGCTGGGGCGTGCTGTGTACGGCCGTCACGGCGCTGCTGGTCTCGCCGATCAGCTGGTCCCACCACTGGGTCTGGTGTGTGCCGCTGCTCGTCGCGCTCGCCGCCCGCACCCGCCGCGACCCGTGGCGCAGGGCGCTGCTGGCCGCCGTCACCCTCGCCTTCACCGCCCGCACGATGTGGCTCGTCCCGCACACCGGCGACCTCGATCTGCGGATCCCCTGGTGGCAGCAGCCGTTCGCGTCCCTGTATCCGCTGCTCGGGCTGGCGCTGCTGGCGGCGGTGTTCTGGTGGACCCGGCGGCCGCCGGTGGCTCCGGGCGGCGGCGGCCTCCCGTCGCCGCGCACCGCATCGAAGCCGGCGGCTAGCCGGTCCCCGGCGGTCTGAGCCCGGCGGCCGTCCGGCTCAGACGTCCTCGTCGGCCGCCAGCAGCTCGTCCGCGTCCACGATCCGGTACGCGTACCCCTGTTCGGCCAGGAAGCGCTGGCGGTGGGCCGCGAAGTCCTGGTCGATGGTGTCGCGCGCGACGACCGAGTAGAACCGCGCCTCGTGCCCGTCCGCCTTGGGGCGCAGCACCCGGCCCAGCCGCTGGGCCTCCTCCTGGCGGGAGCCGAAGGTGCCGGACACCTGGATCGCGACCGTCGCCTCCGGGAGGTCGACGGAGAAGTTCGCGACCTTGGAGACCACGAGCACCGAGATCTCGCCCTGACGGAAGGCGTCGAAGAGCTTCTCGCGCTGGGCGTTGCTGGTCTCGCCCTTGATCACCGGTGCGTCCAGATGCTCGCCCAGCTCGTCCAGCTGGTCGATGTACTGGCCGATGACCAGCGTCTGCTCGCCCTGATGCCGGCGGACCAGCGCCTCGGTCACATACTGCTTGCTGGCCGTGGTGGCGCAGAAGCGGTACTTCTCCTCGGTCTCGGCCGTGGCATACGCCAGCCGCTCCGACTCGGTCAGATTGACCCGGACCTCGACACAGTCCGCGGGGGCGATATAGCCCTGGGCCTCGATCTCCTTCCACGGGGCGTCGAACCGCTTGGGCCCGATGAGGGAGAAGACATCCGACTCCCGGCCGTCCTCGCGGACCAGCGTCGCGGTCAGCCCCAGCCGCCGCCGGGCCTGAAGATCGGCGGTGAACTTGAAGACCGGGGCGGGCAGCAGATGCACCTCGTCGTAGACGATCAGGCCCCAGTCCCGGGAGTCGAAGAGCTCCAGATGCGGGTAGACGCCCTTCCGCTTGGTCGTCAGCACCTGGTACGTGGCGATGGTGACCGGCCGGATCTCCTTGCGTGTGCCGCTGTACTCGCCGATCTCCTCCTCGGTCAGCGAGGTCCGCTTCACCAGCTCGTGCTTCCACTGCCGGGCCGAGACCGTATTGGTCACCAGGATCAGCGTGGTCGCCTTGGCCTGCGCCATCGCGCCCGCCCCGACCAGCGTCTTGCCCGCACCGCAGGGCAGCACGACCACACCTGAGCCGCCGTGCCAGAAGCCCTCCACGGCCTGCTGCTGGTACGGCCGCAGCGCCCAGCCGTTCTCGTCCAGCTCGATCGGGTGCGCCTCACCGTCGACGTAGCCGGCCAGGTCCTCGGCCGGCCAGCCCAGCTTGAGCAGCGTCTGCTTGATCTGCCCGCGCTCCGACGGGTGCACCACGACCGAGTCCGGATCCAGCCGCGCCCCGACCAGCGGCTGCACCTTCTTCGACCGCAGGATCTCCTCCAGCACCGGACGGTCGGTGGTGGTCAGCACCAGACCGTGCGCGGGGTCCTTGACCAGCGTCAGCCGCCCGTAGCGGGACATCGTCTCGGCGATGTCGACGAGCAGCGCATGCGGCACCGGATACCGCGAGAACTGCACCAGCGCGTCCACGACCTGCTCGGCGTCGTGCCCGGCGGCCCGCGCGTTCCACAGGCCCAGCGGTGTCACCCGGTACGTATGGATGTGCTCGGGCGCCCGCTCCAGCTCGGCAAAGGGCGCGATGACTCGCCGGCAGTCGTCCGCCAGCTCATGGTCCACCTCCAGCAGCAGCGTTTTGTCGCTCTGGACGATGAGGGGTCCGTTCACACGCCTCGCCTTTCGCTTCCGGCCGTCGGCCGCCGGGACCGGCCGCAGCCCCAGGCCGTTGATCACGACCGTGGACATCGACCGCAGATACGGCCAAACGTCCAGTGTGCCGCATCGCCGCGGCGGCCGTCAGCGATGGATGCCGGGCCCCTGGGAGGTGAGGAGGGCCCGCCAGGTGTCGCGGTCGGCGACGCCGGTCACGGGGAGGGCCCGGTCGCGCTGGAAGGTTTCCAGGGAGCGGGCGGTGGAGGGGGTGAAGAGGCCGGTGATGTCGGTGGCGGTGCCGCTGTTGTCGAGCAGGTACTGGAGGGCCACGACCGCCTGCTGCGGGGCGTGCCGGGAATCGATCCGGATGATCAGATGCGACCAGGTCCGCGCGCCGACCTTGCCGTCCGCGAGTAGACCGTGGGCGGCCTGGAACTTCTTCACCGCGGCCGCCGTCCGGACCCCGAAATCGCCATCGGCCTCGATGTCATGGCCGTGGGCCCGGAGCAGGTACTGGACGGCACGGGCCTTCCACAGCAGATCACCCCTGCGCGCCAGCGGCCAGCCGGAGGCCGTGGCGCCCGCCGAGGCGGCCACGGCGGCGACCGGCGGCCCGTCCTGGCCGGCGCGGTGGGCGAGCGCCCCCCAGCCCAGGCCGATACCGCCGCCGAGGGTGAGCACGCCCAGGAACGCGAGGACGGCGCGGGCGGCGGCCGTGCGGCGGGTGACACGGGCCGCCGGGGCCGGAGCGGGGGGAGGGGCGGTCAGAGGGGACGAGGCGGTCAGGTGGGACGAGGCGGAGGCCGGGGCGGGGGACGGCGGCCCGGCGGACGGGGCCTGTGGGCTCGCGGCCGTGGCATCGGGGCCGTCCGCCGGGGCGGGGGCGACCGGGCTGTCCGCCGGGGCGGCGCCGGACGGGCGGGGAGACTTACGGGCCGCTCCGGCCGCGGCCGCCTCGGCCAGGGCGCGGGCCCGGGGAAGATCGGCGGCCGGTGCGCGCAGCACGGTGTGGAGGAGTTCGACGGTTCTGAGCGGCGCGGTGGAGGGGTGCCGGGGGTTGAGATAGCGGGAGAGGGTGGTCTGGTCGATGCCCAGACGGCCGGCCAGTGACTGCTGGGTGGGCTTCGGCCGGCCCTCCCGCGCCGACAACTCCCACCACTTCCTGAGCAGTTCCGCCAGCGCGCGGACCGCGTCCCGGTCCGGTGCGGTGGGTCCCGTCATGCTTCCCCCGGGGTGTTCGAAAGTCCTCAGCTGTCGCGCTCGGCCGCTCACTGCTGCATAAGCGCAGGTCAGCAGGGTGCATCGGGGAGCTGCATCGATGCATGAGCCGGAGCCCGGCAGATCGTAGTGAAGTCCCCCGCCGGTGCTGCATCGTTGAAGGGCGCCGCCGGCCGGGCCGCGCACCCTCCGCTCCGTTCCCACCCCTGGCCCAGGGGTGCGCCGGCCTGCGCGAATCCGGGAGCGAAGGGGTTCAACGCACCTGTGCGGCAAGGAAAACGCGGGAGACGACCATGCCCCTGACATCACCCTTTCGGGTAACTACCGCCCTTGCCGGGACCGCTGCCCCACGGCCGGGACCGCGCCCGCCGCCTTGGCGACGGCCGCGCCGACAGCAACCACCCGCACCTGACAAGGAGTCACTCATGTCCGTACGCACCCTCGCCCCGCGCCTGATCGCCGGGGCCGCTGCCCTCGCCGCCCTCATGGGCACCGCGGCCACCGCCTCCGCCACCGCTGCCCCCGGCCGGGCCGCGCTGGCGCGGCAGATCCTGGCCACGAAGGGGATCGCGCCGGCCACCGCCCACGCCGGCGGCCGGCACGCCGCGTCCACCGCCCGGCAGAACCTCGTCGACACCGCCCACGGCAAGGGCGCGCTCACCAGCCCCTGGGGCGACCGGCCGAACCGCCGGGTCGCCCTGGACACCCGGATGCTCAACGGGATGCTGAAGCTGCGGACCCGGTACGGCTACCGGATCGCGGTCTCCGAGATCGTCGGCGGTGACCACAGCAGCCGCTCCCGCCACTACGCCGGCCTCGCCTTCGACATCAACTACATCAACGGCCGCCATGTCGGCAGCGGCGCCCCGCACCGCAACCTGATGGCCGCCTGCCGGAAGCTCGGCGCCACCGAGGTCCTCGGGCCGGGGAGCGCCGGACACGCCACCCACGTCCACTGCGGCTGGCCCCGCTGATCCCGCCGCGGCCCGACTGATCCCCGCCGGTGCCCGGCCGTCCGGAAAGGGCGGCCGGGCACCGGCCCGTCCGTCCGCCGTCCGCTCAGACCGAGTCGTCCGCCAGTTCCGCCACGCCGGTGATGCGGTGCAGCGGGTACGTCCGCACCTCGTCGGAGGTGTGGTCGTACGCCGTCACAAAGCCGCCCTCGACGCGTACGGGCGCGATGACGCGCTGGCTGGCGGCGCCGTCGGCGTTGACATAGCCGATCCAGAGCGCGGAGTTGGTCAGCACCGCGGCCTGCATCGTGGCGAGGGTCTCGGCGGAGGTGGTGCGGGGGAAGCCGCCGGGGGCCGGGGCGGGCGCCTGGACCGGTTTGCGTTCCGCGGTCGCCGCGAGATCGCCGGCGCGGATGGCGCGGACCGCCGCCGCGAGCAGGGTGGGGTCGGGGGACGGCGGGCCGTCCGGGACCGGGGCGGGGGCGGTGCGCGGCGGGGTCCGGTAGGAGTCGGCGCGGGCGATCAGGACGTCACCGGCGGCCGACTCGGCGGCCGGGGCGTAGCCCATCGCCCGGAGGCCGTCGAGGAGTTGGTCGGGGGAGGTCTGGGCGGCGAGCACGGTCGGGGCGAGGCGGCGCAGCCGGAGGGCCGCGGCGCGGCGGTCCGCGAGGATCTCGGACAGCAGCGCGTCGTCGTCACAGCGGACATAGGCGGCGGCCGCGCCGATCCGCAGCTGCCCGTGCTTACGGGCCACGTCGTCGACGAGGTAGGCGAGCGGCTGGGGGACCGGGGTGCGGGAGTGGGCGGCGAGGAATTCCTGTAGCTCGGCGGCGGACCGGCCGGCGTCCAGGGCACGGCGTACGGACCCGGGGGTGAAGCGGTAGACCGTCGCACCGCCCTTGGACTCGATGTCGGCCAGCACGCCGAGCGCCTCGGCGAGCGGGCGGCGCAGCGGGCCGGGCGCGACGGCGGTCAGGTCCGCCTGGAGGAGGACGTGGTCGACGGGCTCGGGGAGGAGCGGAGCGAGCAGGGCGGCGGCGCGGGTCGCGGCGGCGGTGGTTTCGGCGGGGGTGGGCGCGGTGCTGTCCGGCGGACTGTCGATCAGGGCGCGGCCGTGGGTGGAGAGGGCGCCGCGTCCGGTCACGCCGAGCAACTCGGCCTCGGCCAGGGTCCATTGGGCCAGCCGCGAGCGGAGGTCGTCGGCGGGGCCGGGTGCGGCCGTGGCGTCGTCGGCCGGCAGCTGTCCGGCGGCCGGGGCGCCGCCGCGCAGCGGCCGCTCCCACCGCAGCCGGGCCAGTACGGCCGACGCCGGGACGGCGGTGCCCGGCGGCAGTGCGGCGAGCAGGGCGAGGGCGCGGCGGCGGACCTCGGGGGCGGGGGAGCGGTCGAGGTGCGGGCCGAGCACGGCGAGCGCGCGGCCCTTGGCGTCGGAGGTGCCGACGATCCCGGGGGCGCGGGTCGCGGCGAGCCAGCCGGCCGCCAGCTCCGCCCAGCGCGCGTGGTCGGGCAGCTGGAGCCACTCCTCGGCGGCCGGGGTGGCCGCGAACCGCTCGTCGGCCTCGCCGTCGGAGGCGATCAGCCCGGCCGCGTAGGCGAGTTCGAGCCAGAAGGCGGCGAGCTGTTCGGTGGTGTCCAGGGCGGTGGCGGTCCGCTTGAGGTCGCGGACGCTCATCCCGCCGGCCCGCAGGACGGCCGGTCCGCCCAGGTCCCACTCCTTGAGCAGCTCCTCGACGGTCGCGAGCGCGGTGAACGCCTGGCTCGCGGCGGCGTTGTCCACAAGCTGTGGATCACGTTCCGTGGCGGGCGAGAGCGCGGGCGGGACCGGCTCGGCGGCGCGATGGGCGCGGCCGCCCCGCAGATGCAGCGCCGCCTCCCGCGGCAGCACGACATTCCGGGCGCCCGACGGGATCAGCAGGCCCCGGTCCAGCAGCCATTGCAGATGCGGGGCCGGGCGGTCGGTGACCGCACCGTAGGGCGGGCCCCACAGCAGCTTGTCGAGGACGGCGACGGACTCGGCGGGCGCGGTGTCCAGCAGCGCCGCCATCCGGTTCCGGTCGGCGAACAGCGTGGTGAGCGCGGCGACCGCGGTGACCGGGTCGTGGGTGGTGGGCAGCCCGGCCGCGGCGATGATCTCCTGGAGCCGCCCCGGCGAAATCCCCGCCATGGCCTCGGCGACGGTCGGGCCCAGGCCGGTCGGCGACGGGTGCGCGGGGCTCGGCGTGAGCAGCTCACGGGCCGTCCGCACCAGCCGCAGCCGGTCGTCCGGGCCCCACACCAGCGCCTGCGCCCGCAGCTCCGCCACCGCCCGGGGCAGCTCGGCGGCGACCGCCGGGTCCCCGGCGTCCCCGCCCATCAGCGCGCCCAGCGTGTCGTACGGGCACGGGTCGGGCGCCACCGCCAGCGCCTCCGCGGTCTGGAGCACGAACCGGTCGAGCCGCTCCACGGCGCGGACCACCGACGCCCGCGTGCCGGCCCGGGTCGCGAGCTGGGTGACATCGCCCGGCACCGGATTGAGCAGGTCGGGCCGTGCCCGCAGCA is part of the Streptomyces platensis genome and harbors:
- a CDS encoding helicase C-terminal domain-containing protein; its protein translation is MTGTPRTLAEELRTRTDRGLAGLLRARPDLLNPVPGDVTQLATRAGTRASVVRAVERLDRFVLQTAEALAVAPDPCPYDTLGALMGGDAGDPAVAAELPRAVAELRAQALVWGPDDRLRLVRTARELLTPSPAHPSPTGLGPTVAEAMAGISPGRLQEIIAAAGLPTTHDPVTAVAALTTLFADRNRMAALLDTAPAESVAVLDKLLWGPPYGAVTDRPAPHLQWLLDRGLLIPSGARNVVLPREAALHLRGGRAHRAAEPVPPALSPATERDPQLVDNAAASQAFTALATVEELLKEWDLGGPAVLRAGGMSVRDLKRTATALDTTEQLAAFWLELAYAAGLIASDGEADERFAATPAAEEWLQLPDHARWAELAAGWLAATRAPGIVGTSDAKGRALAVLGPHLDRSPAPEVRRRALALLAALPPGTAVPASAVLARLRWERPLRGGAPAAGQLPADDATAAPGPADDLRSRLAQWTLAEAELLGVTGRGALSTHGRALIDSPPDSTAPTPAETTAAATRAAALLAPLLPEPVDHVLLQADLTAVAPGPLRRPLAEALGVLADIESKGGATVYRFTPGSVRRALDAGRSAAELQEFLAAHSRTPVPQPLAYLVDDVARKHGQLRIGAAAAYVRCDDDALLSEILADRRAAALRLRRLAPTVLAAQTSPDQLLDGLRAMGYAPAAESAAGDVLIARADSYRTPPRTAPAPVPDGPPSPDPTLLAAAVRAIRAGDLAATAERKPVQAPAPAPGGFPRTTSAETLATMQAAVLTNSALWIGYVNADGAASQRVIAPVRVEGGFVTAYDHTSDEVRTYPLHRITGVAELADDSV